One window of the Salvia splendens isolate huo1 chromosome 1, SspV2, whole genome shotgun sequence genome contains the following:
- the LOC121749883 gene encoding shaggy-related protein kinase alpha-like, which produces MNMMRRLKSITSGRSSVSDPVGDSSTIKRVKVDQELNQRFPCGVEAVENSMRDPEQHKVGEAVASTSSSNHDRHDKPGHDELPKEINGMKIRDDNEESVKDVELTVISGNGTETGQIIVTSVGGRNGNPKQMMSYMAERVVGTGSFGVVYKAKCLETGEAVAIKKVLQDRRYKNRELQVMQLLSHPNVVQLKHSFHSTTEKNEVYLNVVLEYVPETVYRASRHYSRVNQHIPVFYVQLYVYQICRALNYIHRVIGVCHRDIKPQNLLVNPTTHELKICDFGSAKMLVPGEPNISYICSRYYRAPELIFGATEYTTAIDMWSAGCVMAELLLGQPLFPGESSVGQLVEIIKVLGTPTREEIKCMNRNYTEFNFPQIKAHPWHKVFNRRMPAEAMDLVSRLLQYSPTLRFTALEACAHPFFDELRAPSASLPNGRPLPPLFNFSPEELAGAPCELLQRLIPEHSRKQTS; this is translated from the exons ATGAATATGATGCGGCGGTTGAAGAGCATTACTTCCGGCCGCTCCTCCGTTTCAGATCCT GTTGGGGATTCTAGCACTATCAAGAGGGTGAAGGTGGATCAAGAACTCAATCAGAGATTCCCATGTGGAGTAGAGGCGGTAGAGAACAGTATGAGGGATCCGGAGCAGCACAAAGTAGGTGAAGCTGTTGCTAGCACATCTAGTAGCAATCATGATAGACATGACAAACCTGGCCACGATGAGCTTCCCAAGGAGATTAATGGTATGAAAATCAGAGATGATAACGAGGAGAGTGTCAAG GATGTGGAGCTGACAGTCATCAGTGGCAATGGGACAGAAACTGGTCAGATAATCGTGACTTCAGTTGGTGGCCGGAATGGAAATCCAAAACAG ATGATGTCTTACATGGCTGAGCGAGTTGTTGGTACTGGTTCATTTGGCGTTGTCTATAAG GCTAAATGCCTTGAAACGGGTGAAGCCGTGGCTATAAAGAAGGTGCTTCAGGATAGGAGATATAAGAACAGGGAATTGCAGGTTATGCAGTTGCTTAGCCACCCAAACGTTGTGCAGCTGAAGCATTCCTTCCATTCTACTACGGAGAAGAATGAGGTGTACCTTAATGTTGTTCTCGAGTATGTACCAGAAACTGTTTATCGGGCTTCCAGGCACTACAGCAGAGTGAATCAGCACATACCTGTCTTTTACGTGCAGCTTTATGTATACCAG ATATGCCGGGCCCTTAATTACATTCATAGAGTTATTGGAGTCTGTCACAGGGACATTAAACCACAGAATCTACTG GTTAATCCTACCACACATGAGCTTAAGATCTGTGATTTTGGGAGTGCAAAGATGCTG GTACCCGGTGAACCAAATATCTCCTACATCTGCTCACGGTATTATAGGGCTCCCGAGCTCATCTTTGGAGCTACAGAATACACAACTGCGATTGATATGTGGTCGGCTGGCTGTGTTATGGCTGAGTTACTCTTGGGGCAG CCTCTCTTTCCTGGGGAAAGCAGCGTTGGTCAGCTAGTTGAAATAATCAAG GTTTTGGGAACTCCAACGAGGGAGGAAATCAAATGCATGAACCGAAACTACACAGAGTTCAATTTTCCTCAGATTAAAGCCCACCCATGGCACAAG GTATTTAACAGGAGAATGCCAGCTGAGGCAATGGATTTGGTGTCGAGGCTCCTCCAATATTCCCCAACTTTACGTTTCACAGCT TTGGAGGCTTGTGCACACCCTTTCTTTGATGAGTTGAGAGCACCGAGCGCGTCCTTACCAAACGGGCGACCACTGCCTCCTCTATTCAACTTCTCACCAGAAG AGCTGGCTGGTGCACCTTGCGAGCTGCTGCAACGGCTCATTCCAGAACATTCCAGGAAGCAAACTTCATGA